From the Mesoplasma syrphidae genome, the window CTCCCTGATCAACTAATTCAATATATTTTATAATTTCTTTTAAAGGCATATTAGTTTTTTTTAAACAAAGGACTGTTTTAACAAAAATTAGATCGTCTTCAAACATATATCGGTAGTCATTTTCATCTCGCTTAAATTTTGTAATGACTCCTTTTTCATCATAGTAGCGAAGCAAATATTCAGGAATATTAAATTTATTCGCTATTTCTTTTATATAGTATCTTTTAGGCATAAATATTTATTCTCCTTGATTGTCTACCTTTATTATAAAACTTTGTTTTACTACTATATTTTTTATTTAATATTATTAAAAAAAATCTAAGAAAGTTTTTTATAGTCTAAAAGTTGAAAATATAAAGAAATTAGTTGCTTTTTCATTTTAAATTTATCTAACAAGCATTTTTATTGTGGCATTAATTAACTTATCTAATTCATTATCAATTTTTGAGGAAATTGATAATGTCTCAAATAGCTTTTCTAATAATGTCTCGCTTTCAAGGTCATGAATTATTTCGACTTCACTTATTATTTTTTTAAGTCCTTGATCATTTAATCCAACCATTGTTGTTCCTGTTGAAAATAGCTTTTTTTTGTTATAAAAATAATCAGACATAAAAAATGACAAATTTGAAAACTTAAAGTCTGAGTCACTTTTTATTCCTCACATTCCATTTGAAATTATTAAATTTTTATCTGAATTCGAAAATAAAAATTTTCTTTCTCCTAATAATTTGCAAATATATAACGTATTTAATTGTACTTTTAATCTTGCTCTTGAAGGCAATTTGGAATAGTATTCTTGTTTCTTTATTTTGTTGCTGAAATTTCCAATGTCTGCTGTTTGAGAATAAATTCCTTTTTCAATTTTTTCTTCTCTTTGTTGATATATGTTTAGCTTTTTCCCAATTGCTTTTTTTGTTATTAATTTTTGTCCAATTTGTGCAATTAATTTTATTGATGAATTTAAAATTTCTTTATTCTTGGCAATTACAATTTCAATAGGTTCAATAATATCAATTATTTTCTTAACATCATCTTCACAATTTTTAAAAGTATCAATTCTTATACAATTACTGTATTTTAAAAATAAATTTTCAATAGGTTCAATAATATCAATTATTTTTTGCTGTTCTTCTAAGGATGGTAATGAAATGTCTATATGACTAAAATCTGCCCTTTTAAACCTATATACCTTTATACCTGTAGCAAATTTTGCAAAAATATTTTGATTCATTTTTAATCAATAAAAAAGTCATCTATTCAAAACTTTTGTGTTATCTGGAATAATTTTTATTTGCTCTCCGCCTAAGATGCCTTCTTTGTCAGCATTATAAAAAATTACTTTACCCAATTCCTTTACTGTTTCAGAAGTAGAAATTAAGAAAACATCATTTTTAGACATCAGGGAATTAGTTTTTAAAAAAGATTTATCTACAAAAAAAGAAAAATCATTATCTATGATTTCAAGTTTGTATGTTTTTCCGTAATGAAGTGCTAAGTATTCCAAGTTTTTATCGTGAGATAAATCGTTCTTTTTAAAACTGCCGTTTCCACGTTCAGTTTTACAAATCTCATTAAGTTTATAAATAGCCATTAAAAAACCTCCATTTTTTTATTTATAGTAATTTTATCATTTTATTAAAAAGAAAAGATAATAAATTTTGGAGGTATATTATGAAAAAAAATGAGTATTTAAAATTTTTAAAGAAAAATAACTATTCTGCAAACACAATATCTACTTATAAAAGTATTTTAAGTATTTATCAAAACGATTTTGTGAATATAGCGAGAATTAAAAAACATATGTTAAAGTATTTTAGTTCGCCAAATACTGTATGAACACATTACAATGTAATTTGTTCATACATGAAATGAAGCAAGGATAAAAGGTTGGGTAATTTTAAAGAAATGAAACTGCCCAAAATTCCAAAGACATATATGAAAGTTTTTAAAAAAGATTTCTTGATAAAAAAAACAAATATAAATGATGAAGATTCGGAATTGTTAAAACAAAAGAAAATTGTAATCAGATTTTTGTTTGAGACAGGAATAAGAGCTGCAGAACTAAATTCTATATTAGAAATAAATTCTAAAACTATTAAAGTTGTTGGTAAGGGAAATAAAGTAAGAGAAATATTCCATAGAAATGATACAACTAAGCAATTAAAAGAATTTATATATACAACAAAAACATTACGTTTTTGGGTAAAGGAAATATTAGGAGAGAATTTTACTCCACACTCAATTAGAAGATCATATGCTACTCATATGCTACTAGGTGGTGCAAATCCGAAGATGGTAATGATGCAATTAGGGCATGAAAAAATTGAAACAACTTTCAGATATTTAAATTTATCATTAGAAGAAAATTGAAAAATTTACAGTAAGTTTTTATAGACTTACTGTTTTTTAATGGCTATTTATAAACTAGGCGATATATCAATAATACAAAACGGCAGTACACCAAGTACTAAAAATGAAAGTTTATGAAAAAAGGAAATACCCTTTTTAGGTCCTTCAGACATTGAAGCTAATCGCGCTTCACGATATGTAACTAAAAATAAGGCAAAAAGGCCTGGAACCATTTTAATTTCAACAACAGCTACAATTGGGAATATAGGAATACTTGAAGTGGAGTCTTGATTTAATCAACAAATTACATCGATTGAAGCCAACCCTAATTTTGTTAAAGATAAATTTTTATTTTACTATTTTTTAACTCAAAAAAATAAAATAAAAAAAATATCAGATGGGGGATCAGTATTTAGCATAATACATGTAAATACTTTTAGAAATTGAATAATTGATTTATCTTCTTTAGAAGAGCAACAAAAAATAATTGATATTATTGAACCTATTGAAAAAATGAAAAATAAATTTATGACTTTAAATAAAACAGTTT encodes:
- a CDS encoding MerR family transcriptional regulator gives rise to the protein MPKRYYIKEIANKFNIPEYLLRYYDEKGVITKFKRDENDYRYMFEDDLIFVKTVLCLKKTNMPLKEIIKYIELVDQGEITLESRQAMILKQEKVVLKKQHDLEEQIAFINYKKDFYEQAIKNKK
- a CDS encoding restriction endonuclease subunit S, which produces MAIYKLNEICKTERGNGSFKKNDLSHDKNLEYLALHYGKTYKLEIIDNDFSFFVDKSFLKTNSLMSKNDVFLISTSETVKELGKVIFYNADKEGILGGEQIKIIPDNTKVLNRWLFYWLKMNQNIFAKFATGIKVYRFKRADFSHIDISLPSLEEQQKIIDIIEPIENLFLKYSNCIRIDTFKNCEDDVKKIIDIIEPIEIVIAKNKEILNSSIKLIAQIGQKLITKKAIGKKLNIYQQREEKIEKGIYSQTADIGNFSNKIKKQEYYSKLPSRARLKVQLNTLYICKLLGERKFLFSNSDKNLIISNGMWGIKSDSDFKFSNLSFFMSDYFYNKKKLFSTGTTMVGLNDQGLKKIISEVEIIHDLESETLLEKLFETLSISSKIDNELDKLINATIKMLVR
- a CDS encoding tyrosine-type recombinase/integrase, which encodes MKKNEYLKFLKKNNYSANTISTYKSILSIYQNDFVNIARIKKHMLKYFSSPNTVWTHYNVICSYMKWSKDKRLGNFKEMKLPKIPKTYMKVFKKDFLIKKTNINDEDSELLKQKKIVIRFLFETGIRAAELNSILEINSKTIKVVGKGNKVREIFHRNDTTKQLKEFIYTTKTLRFWVKEILGENFTPHSIRRSYATHMLLGGANPKMVMMQLGHEKIETTFRYLNLSLEENWKIYSKFL